Part of the Bubalus kerabau isolate K-KA32 ecotype Philippines breed swamp buffalo chromosome 18, PCC_UOA_SB_1v2, whole genome shotgun sequence genome is shown below.
CTTTCCTGAGTTCCGGATCATTCCACTGAATTATTTAACCTGGGAGGGAGTGGGAACACCTAATTTGTAGTTAACCAGGCAGAAGTGTGGGTACCCTGGGGACTCTATTTTTGGCTGGTGTCTGAAGTGGGGGCAGTATCGtggatgttcagttgctaagttgtgtctgactctgtgaccccatggactgcagcatgccaggcccctctgtcctccactatctcctgaagtctcaaattcatgttcattgagctggtaatgctatctagccatctcattctctgctatccccttctccttcagccttcaatctttcccagcatcaaggtctttcccaatgagtcagcttttctcatcaggtggccaaagtattggagcttcagcttcagcaacagtcattccaataaatattcagggttgatttcctttaggattgactagtttgatctcccttCTCACTTTCTGGAATCTATGTTAATTCCAGGTACTGTCAGAATTGAAGGACAGCCAGTTGCTGTTTAGGAATCAAAGAACTGCTGTTGAACAGTGTGGGGTAGACAGGAGAGGCTCTCCTATCATTTTCCAGTGCTTTTGGGATTCCTGTGGGTGACCAACGTCTGGCAGTACTACCCAGCTGTCATGCTGTAGACCTAGCTAAAAACTCCAGTAGGAGTAAAGCAAGAACAAAATATCCAGTTCAGTactttaatatacatttttgtttcctggtggctcaatggtagagaatccatctgccaatgcaggagacttgggttcaatccctggtcaggaagattcccctagagaaggaaatgccaacccactccagtattcttgcctgggaaatcccacggacaaagaagACTGGTGGACAAagaagtccatgaggttgcaagagtcatgCAAAAAgaacatgagttagtgactaaacaataacatgaAAAATGCTTTAGGAACCGCAAGGTTTACTACTAGCGGGTacctttccttgtcttttctgaTAATCTAATTTACTGGCATTTGGAGCACACATAGCCTTCAAACCTTTTGGGAAAAGTAAATGAACTATATCTGTCCCTCAAACCTGCTTTGAAAGGCCTTGCCAAATCTGAAAATTCAAATGATAATTTTAATGCTTTGCTGTGCCTTTGTCCCTGATCTCTACATTGCAGTCAGGGCGCttgaaaaattatgtttaaaaataaaccttgtTTCATACCTTGGCTTAAGGGCACAGCATGAGTTATTTTCAGCATTCAAAATTCACTAGATACTAACTAGTAATTTATATACTTGAGACCACTGTCaggaatttaaacatttttaaaactctaaCTCAGGAACACGGACATCTTAAGGCAAACTAAAAATTTCAGTTAATTCTATCATCAGTATTTTCCAActtcaaagaaagaaattacGTCTatataaagacttccctggtggctcagacagtaaagcgtctgtctacaatgcaggagacccaggttcgatccctgggttgggaagatcccctggagaaggaaatggcaatccactccaggactattgcctgcaaaatcccatggaccgaggagcctggtaggctacagtccatgggggtcgcaaagagatatAAGTATATGCTTTGTAGCATATACCCAACTATCAAAGAGAACAGATTTAGAAATGTTcatacacttcaatttaaaataaagacagtCTCCGAATTCCTCTTATCTCTAAATCCATGACTTCTCCAGTCATGGAAAGCCATTCTCTTCAATATACTTCATAAATGTGATAACCATTTAACATCAGGGTTACCAAAATGTTACGTGGAACTGACCTTTTAAATTTAACATACTAGTAAGTGGagaaaggctttttaaaataGGCTCTACTAAAATTCCACTGGTTACTGTGTCCCACCATGTAAAATAGCAAATATCAACCTCTTCTTACTTTCTTTTGAATTGACTTTTGAGGACTGGAGATAATATACTGCGAATGTTATATCTCAATTCATGTATCAGTCATATTAGAACAGATGAGAAGACACCTCTGATCGCAAACCAAATTAAACACTggttaaattgaaaaaaagagagtcataaacacataattttaaagtttactttaaaaatgtaaatatctccCAATATTTAACAGGTAAAGAAAATAGCATATTGgtttattttctgttgttgttatattttattttccaattaatactgattaaaaatatttacacacCTACTTTAAAGTCCACAGTTTAGCACTCTTATTTGTATGGCTTTAAAAGTTATAGCACAAGATCTTTACATTAAGGACTGGGGGAAAAGATTCATTCAAAACAAAGCCtgatatattatatacatgtttttctctgtactttaaatacattaatttttaaatgatgctcATCTTGTTTTCATCTGGTGGTAAAATACTAGTGCAACTTTTCATCAAAATAAAGTTTACCACAGATATAAATGAATTTTCCCAATTGAAAATGGCCCTTCAGCTGCCATTAAATGAAATTTCTCAACTTAAGTGAAAAAGAATTGGTAGCTGtcattataagaaaaaatatataaagtactaCAGCATCACCTACACTGCCtacaacacaaattttaaaagaacgaGAGATGCTTTATAGAAGTTCAGTTGGTTTTGAAAAGgcacatgggtgtgtgtgtttttaaacatTCTAGCAAGTTGCCACCACCACTCTGTTTCTGTTGCAGAGCTGATGTCTATGACCATCAATCAGGGCAGACAAGAATGTTGTTCGAACTAAAGGAAGCCAGAAGCCAAAATTTAACTGCACAGTAACAATGCACTTTTCTTCATGCAGTCTTGTTTCCTATATATTCAAATTTTCTAACATGCATCAGAATACATCAACTTGTATTCTAATGATTTTACGTTTGATTTTACAACAtggcgggggaaaaaaaaacttgaggAAGGACATGACCAGGGAAAGAGAGTAAGAACTCTTACCACAATGAAAATATACATTCGTACCCAACTATATAATAAGAATATAATCCATTTAAGTTTTCCAGAAATATACTTCTCAAAGCTTCCCATTCACTTATGGGAAAGATCCCTCCTCTGTGGCAAAGTGGGGGGAAATCAGTCTGTTTCCATAGAAACAGTTCAGCACAACAGGAAAAGAGTTTAACTTTGGTCCACATGTCTGTTAGCATAAGGACAGTCACACTGCCCATCATCAGTTCAAAAACCCaacacataaatttaaaaatatatgcatttgtTATTTCATTCTAAAACTGGCATAGGTGTTCTGTTCTCATTTCCTGCCTTTTCAGCTTGGGAATCCACTGTTGATTTGGTCTCTAAATCCTCAGCATCTTCGTGTTCTTCTATAGCAGCCTCGGCAGCATCTGCTTGGGTAGGCTCGCTCTCCTCTTGATTCATGATTTCAGGGGTCACTTGATCCAAGTCTGCTTCTAGGAGCTCAGTTTGTACTTCCACTGGCATCTGATTTACCCGTTCAACATGCAGCTCCTCTACATGGACTTCAGTACCTTCTTCAGTCTGAATTCGCCCCACTTCTAGATAACTTACCTGGACCTGCTCTGGAAGCTCACTCATGTGTGACTCGTGCACTTGGCTGTCTTGGAGCAGATCTGGATGGACCTGTTCCACAGTCACTTGTGCTGAATCCACCTGAACCTGGAGCAGTGGTAACACATGTACCTTCCCAACTTGTTCTATAATAGTCATTGACGTCACAGGTTCAGTTTGCACACGTGTTTCTACTGAAAGAACTTCTTCAGTTACTAGGCGCTCTGAAATATTATGAGTATCACTGAGATGCCTCCTTAATTCATTTCCTTGCATAAACCACAAGTCACAGAGAGTACAATGGTTGGGTTTATCTCCAGTGTGTATCACCAGGTGATCTTTGAACTGGTCCCAGCTGTTAAACACACTATTACAGACCTGAAACAACCAAATAGTTAAGTGTTAACACTTACATTCAAACTGAAAGAAATACAGGATGCATTTAATCTGTGTAAGGAAAAAAGTTGCAGATTTTTCTGAATATGTTATAAATATAACATCTGTAATATAATCTAAGGGATTTCATAAATCTTTTGTTTATTTGACCTTTTAGCTGTTGTAGCTAAAAACTTAAATCCTTTTTGGGAcacattttaatatttccttcatTGTTTAAATGTCATAAATTCTAGGAATATAAAAGTAACACTATTATACTTTCTTATATAATATCAACATTAAGAACAATCTCACCATTTGGAATAAAAACACTAACCAAGGAAGAACAGCCCATTACAGCTGGTCTGCCTCTTTcaccccactccagaatcccAATGACTGCCCTATGGTTAAGAATAACCATAGTTTGACACTACTTGTTACTTAGGACGTAATGTTAATAACATTGGTATCATCTAGGATTGGGTAAAAACAACAGTTTCCCTTATAAAAGCAAGACAATTATGTTCTTTAATCTCTTTCTGAACTGTCAGCGCCATACTTTTGGTCTAGGCTTGTTACTTGTCACTTCTAACAATTTCaaacacagacttctttgctcagAATGGAGTACACCACATCCACACGTACCTGACATTCATAAAGCTTCTTTCTCCCCTTTTTTGCTCCCACTCCAGTCTGGCATGCAGTCAAGTGACATTTGAGGGTACTATTTCTAGCAAATCGTTCATGACAATTTGGACATTCAAAAGGTTTTTCACCTGttagaatacaaaaaaaatattgacaaatcaagaaaaacagaaaatgcaaaacgtctttttcttttttggtaattcTGACAGAACTTGTCTTGAA
Proteins encoded:
- the ZNF131 gene encoding zinc finger protein 131 isoform X5; its protein translation is MKSHSTESFKCEICNKRYLRESAWKQHLSCYHLEEGGVSKKQRTGKKIHICQYCEKQFDHFGHFKEHLRKHTGEKPFECPNCHERFARNSTLKCHLTACQTGVGAKKGRKKLYECQVCNSVFNSWDQFKDHLVIHTGDKPNHCTLCDLWFMQGNELRRHLSDTHNISERLVTEEVLSVETRVQTEPVTSMTIIEQVGKVHVLPLLQVQVDSAQVTVEQVHPDLLQDSQVHESHMSELPEQVQVSYLEVGRIQTEEGTEVHVEELHVERVNQMPVEVQTELLEADLDQVTPEIMNQEESEPTQADAAEAAIEEHEDAEDLETKSTVDSQAEKAGNENRTPMPVLE
- the ZNF131 gene encoding zinc finger protein 131 isoform X4, with the protein product MLIEDNRTRRNKENSAPLEENTTGKSEAKKRKIAETSNVITESLPSAESEPVEIEVEIAEGTIEVEDEGIETLEEVASAKQSIKYIQGTGSSDDSALALLADITSKYRQGDRKGQIKDEDGCASDPTSKQEHMKSHSTESFKCEICNKRYLRESAWKQHLSCYHLEEGGVSKKQRTGKKIHICQYCEKQFDHFGHFKEHLRKHTGEKPFECPNCHERFARNSTLKCHLTACQTGVGAKKGRKKLYECQVCNSVFNSWDQFKDHLVIHTGDKPNHCTLCDLWFMQGNELRRHLSDTHNISERLVTEEVLSVETRVQTEPVTSMTIIEQVGKVHVLPLLQVQVDSAQVTVEQVHPDLLQDSQVHESHMSELPEQVQVSYLEVGRIQTEEGTEVHVEELHVERVNQMPVEVQTELLEADLDQVTPEIMNQEESEPTQADAAEAAIEEHEDAEDLETKSTVDSQAEKAGNENRTPMPVLE